The following DNA comes from Nocardioides panzhihuensis.
CCGGGAGAACGAGGGCGACCTGATCTTCTCCGCCGAGCTGGCCACCCCAGAGGTGATGGCCTTCGCGATCCGCTGGTCCTCCGGTGTGATCTGCGTGGCGCTGCCGGGGGAGCGGCTCGACGCTCTCGACCTGCCCCCGATGACTCGTGTCAACGAGGACCGGAAGCAGACCGCGTATGCCGTCTCGGTGGACGCGCGCGAGGGCGTCTCGACCGGTATCTCCGCGGCCGACCGGGCGCTCACCACACGCCTGCTCGCCGGGCCGGGCTCGGTGGCCGGTGACCTGACCCGTCCTGGCCACGTCTTCCCGCTGCGCGCGCGTGACGGGGGTGTGTTGGTGCGGGTGGGCCACACCGAGGCCGCCGTCGACCTGACCCGGCTGGCCGGCCTGGAGCCGGCCGGTGCGCTGGTCGAGCTGGTCAACGACGACGGCACGATGCAGCGCGCGCCGCAGCTGCGCGAGTTCGCCGACGAGCACGGTCTCGCGATGATCTCGATCGCCGACCTGGTCACCTACCGGCGGCGTACGGAGGTGCTGGTCGAGCGTCGCGCGGTGACGCGGCTGCCCACCGAGTTCGGCGAGTTCACGGCGTACGGCTATCTCACCACCGACGACGAGGTCGAGCACGTCGCGCTGGTCCACGGTGACATCGGCGGGAACGAGCCCGTGCTCGCCCGGG
Coding sequences within:
- a CDS encoding bifunctional 3,4-dihydroxy-2-butanone-4-phosphate synthase/GTP cyclohydrolase II, producing MTQEEQYAGVRLDPVENAIADLAAGKPVVVVDDEDRENEGDLIFSAELATPEVMAFAIRWSSGVICVALPGERLDALDLPPMTRVNEDRKQTAYAVSVDAREGVSTGISAADRALTTRLLAGPGSVAGDLTRPGHVFPLRARDGGVLVRVGHTEAAVDLTRLAGLEPAGALVELVNDDGTMQRAPQLREFADEHGLAMISIADLVTYRRRTEVLVERRAVTRLPTEFGEFTAYGYLTTDDEVEHVALVHGDIGGNEPVLARVHSECLTGDVFGSRRCDCGPQLREALARIADAGRGVVVYLRGHEGRGIGLLAKLQAYQLQDGGRDTVDANLDLGLPADARHYGAASQILRDLKVDSVKLMTNNPEKVSHLEAYGVEVAERVPLTPRPNEHNLAYLLTKRDRMGHALPDLSEENR